CAATATTTTGCAGGGAATGTTGCTCAAAAGAAAGTCCGTTTAAAGACTAAGAAAGAGAAAGATGTAGAGCTTACTTTAGACACGCCCTTACTTACTTGTGGTTTTGCCTTTAATACCCGATTTCGGGAGTTTTTCGCTCAGCAGACGGGTAGCAGTTCATTCAAGTTTACAGCGGACATGGCGGCAGCTTGGCGAAAGGTAAAAGCTGAGGGAAATGACCGATTTACTCTGCGAGACATGTTAGCCATTTATCAGGGACAATCAACTTACGCAAAATACGATAATGCTAGTTGCCAATGGAATCAATTTCTCAAAGACTTTTGTGCTGATGAGAATAATGCTGCTTTCCAGCCAAAACTAAAAGTTGCTGCTATTCTTTGGCAGAAAGTGAAACATTCAACCGCTCCTAAAGTCTATCACCAGCAGCTAGTAAAGAACTTTTGGGATGATATTTCTATGTATTGGAAAGGGAAATAAGAAGAATGATTTGTCCACTTGCGAAAAAACAGTCGCGAGGCTGTTTTTTTGATATAATAGAAAGTATGAATCAATCAGAAAAAATTTCAAATTATCAATTACTTTTAGCGCAGCTTGAAGCATTACTAGAGGGCGAAAGCAATGCGTTGGCGAATCTCTCAAACAGCTCTGCCCTGCTAAACCAAGCCTTGCCTCATTCTGTCTTTACTGGCTTTTATCTTTATGACGGAAACGAGTTGATTTTAGGACCTTTTCAAGGTGGTGTCTCCTGTGTACATATTGCGCTAGGAAAAGGAGTCTGCGGTGAAGCAGCAGCCAAACGGCAGACGATGATTGTAGAAGATGTGACCCAACATGGCAATTACATTTCCTGTGATAGCAGAGCTCGCAGCGAGATTGTAGTACCAATGGTCAAAAACGACAGCCTAGTAGGGGTGTTGGATTTGGATTCTCATCTGGTGGCAGATTATGATGAGATTGACCGAGAATATCTGGAAAATTTTGTGGCTCTCTTACTAGAGAAAACAAGTTGGAATTTTGAAATGTTTGGAGACAAAGCCTAATGTATCAAGCTTTATATCGAAAATATAGAAGCCAAACCTTTGGTCAGCTAGTCGGTCAGGAGGTTGTGGCGACAACCTTGCGGCAGGCAGTTGAACAAGATAAGATCAGTCATGCCTATCTCTTTTCAGGTCCCAGAGGAACTGGGAAGACCAGCGTAGCTAAGATTTTCGCTAAGGCGATGAATTGTCCTAACCAAAAGGGTGGCGAGCCTTGCAATGAGTGCTATATTTGCCAAGCCATTACCGAAGGAAGCCTAGAAGATGTCATCGAGATTGACGCGGCTTCCAATAATGGTGTGGACGAAATCCGAGATATTCGTGATAAATCTACTTACGCTCCCAGTCTAGCGA
This Streptococcus anginosus DNA region includes the following protein-coding sequences:
- a CDS encoding SAP domain-containing protein, which produces MRDRPDFTTIKTYQEFSQYYWYRAELADICKRLGKEHSGVKKELEAQIKQYFAGNVAQKKVRLKTKKEKDVELTLDTPLLTCGFAFNTRFREFFAQQTGSSSFKFTADMAAAWRKVKAEGNDRFTLRDMLAIYQGQSTYAKYDNASCQWNQFLKDFCADENNAAFQPKLKVAAILWQKVKHSTAPKVYHQQLVKNFWDDISMYWKGK
- a CDS encoding GAF domain-containing protein, with amino-acid sequence MNQSEKISNYQLLLAQLEALLEGESNALANLSNSSALLNQALPHSVFTGFYLYDGNELILGPFQGGVSCVHIALGKGVCGEAAAKRQTMIVEDVTQHGNYISCDSRARSEIVVPMVKNDSLVGVLDLDSHLVADYDEIDREYLENFVALLLEKTSWNFEMFGDKA